One part of the Schistocerca piceifrons isolate TAMUIC-IGC-003096 chromosome 2, iqSchPice1.1, whole genome shotgun sequence genome encodes these proteins:
- the LOC124775365 gene encoding uncharacterized protein LOC124775365, which produces MHMFVAAWNAVTQQTVINCFANAGCGATSFVEDDIPEEDWNVIDVPETVTFQDFISCNDNVLTSAPTMDISELFAADIVEKTELGGASGGDENDDDEDVDSPTPSFSAAVEGLETVRRYFSSFVVDESVLNSINQLERQLLGVHCAGRKQQTTLLYFFQK; this is translated from the coding sequence ATGCATATGTTTGTTGCCGCTTGGAATGCAGTCACACAGCAGACTGTCataaactgctttgcaaatgctgGCTGTGGTGCAACATCGTTTGTGGAAGACGATATCCCTGAAGAAGATTGGAATGTTATAGATGTTCCTGAGACTGTTACATTCCAAGATTTTATTTCGTGTAATGATAATGTTCTTACTTCGGCACCCACTATGGACATAAGTGAGCTGTTTGCTGCTGATATTGTTGAAAAAACTGAACTTGGTGGTGCCAGTGGAGGTGacgagaatgatgatgatgaagatgtggaCTCACCAACACCGAGTTTTTCTGCAGCTGTGGAAGGACTTGAGACTGTTAGAAGGTATTTTTCATCCTTCGTTGTGGATGAGTCAGTTCTTAACAGTATTAATCAGCTGGAACGACAACTTCTAGGTGTACACTGTGCTGGAAGGAAGCAGCAGACTACTCTtctatatttttttcagaaataa